From Xylocopilactobacillus apis, a single genomic window includes:
- the yidD gene encoding membrane protein insertion efficiency factor YidD, which yields MRIILIAFVRFYQKFISPIFPPSCRFYPTCSSYMIVALKKHGPILGLIMGVARVLRCNPFNRGGIDHVPDHFTIFRNRENEREVR from the coding sequence ATGCGAATAATTTTAATAGCTTTTGTTAGATTTTATCAAAAATTTATTTCGCCTATTTTTCCTCCGAGTTGTCGATTTTATCCAACTTGTTCAAGTTACATGATCGTAGCTTTAAAAAAACATGGTCCAATTTTAGGATTAATTATGGGGGTTGCACGAGTTTTGCGGTGTAATCCATTTAATAGAGGTGGAATTGATCACGTTCCTGATCATTTTACTATTTTTCGTAATCGTGAAAATGAAAGAGAAGTACGATAA
- a CDS encoding universal stress protein, with protein sequence MTYRNILIAFDGSDGSFFAYAKACHLALKTGANLDIISVIDNHMLKGISSFDTDYIQQIRDGVINEISELTDKAKKKGVKSVQRFVELGNPKVIISKDIFSKKHDLIVMGATGMSEIEKIFIGSVTEYVINNAKCDCLIVKS encoded by the coding sequence ATGACTTACAGAAATATATTAATTGCTTTTGACGGCTCAGACGGATCTTTTTTTGCTTACGCCAAAGCTTGTCATCTTGCACTCAAAACTGGTGCAAATTTAGATATAATTTCAGTTATTGACAATCATATGCTTAAAGGTATTTCAAGTTTTGATACTGATTACATCCAACAAATTCGTGATGGGGTCATTAATGAAATTAGTGAGTTGACTGATAAAGCTAAGAAAAAAGGTGTAAAATCCGTTCAAAGATTTGTTGAGTTAGGAAATCCCAAAGTCATCATTTCGAAAGATATTTTTTCTAAAAAACATGACTTAATTGTAATGGGCGCTACCGGAATGAGTGAAATTGAAAAGATATTTATTGGATCAGTTACTGAATATGTCATTAATAATGCAAAATGCGACTGTTTAATTGTAAAAAGTTAA
- the sufD gene encoding Fe-S cluster assembly protein SufD, with the protein MENDRLIPKEILTLQSELNSEGPKDLQLPSFDQINVKSLQLIRPDETFNQMDSEDTFELSDNFAFSFKGGELNTIKVPQEYLDQGLIITDMTHAFSEYANIFSSYFSKLISAREDLITFEHYRRLSGGVFIYVPDEMKIKETLQAYFHYSTHASQSIQVVLIVGKNAKLSITENQMAEMVAEGDYSNFFEIYPQEGSVLSYVVNDQSKTTGHNYFYRYFETSERATVNLTSGEFTEGNVLINNKIRLKGNDSTGEVKTVAIAQNDQLSAINSRVTNVGLRTKGNILQHGVILDRAKLVFNGIGQILKGARGSDSQQENRVLMLSEKARGDANPILLIDENDVTAGHAASVGRIDEEQLYYLESRGLDADMAKRLIIKGFLESVITVVESQRTQKMLRSVIERSLNIDNQ; encoded by the coding sequence ATGGAAAATGACAGATTAATTCCAAAAGAAATCCTAACTTTACAAAGTGAATTAAATTCTGAAGGCCCAAAAGATTTACAATTACCATCTTTTGATCAAATTAATGTCAAATCTCTTCAATTAATTAGACCTGACGAAACTTTTAATCAAATGGATTCTGAAGATACTTTTGAGTTATCCGATAACTTTGCTTTTTCTTTTAAAGGCGGGGAGTTAAACACAATCAAGGTTCCTCAGGAATATTTAGATCAAGGCTTAATAATTACTGATATGACGCATGCTTTTAGTGAATATGCAAATATTTTCTCGTCATATTTTTCAAAATTAATCTCTGCTAGAGAAGATTTAATTACTTTTGAGCATTACAGACGCTTGAGCGGCGGCGTTTTTATTTATGTGCCGGATGAAATGAAAATTAAAGAAACTTTACAAGCATATTTTCACTATTCAACTCATGCAAGTCAGAGCATCCAAGTAGTTTTAATCGTTGGAAAAAATGCAAAATTATCTATTACTGAGAATCAGATGGCTGAAATGGTAGCTGAGGGAGATTATTCCAACTTTTTTGAAATATATCCGCAGGAAGGTTCGGTGTTATCATACGTTGTAAATGATCAATCCAAAACAACCGGACATAATTATTTTTATCGTTATTTTGAGACGAGCGAACGTGCAACAGTTAATTTAACTTCTGGTGAGTTTACAGAAGGAAACGTGCTAATTAACAATAAGATAAGACTCAAAGGCAATGATTCAACTGGAGAAGTTAAAACAGTAGCAATTGCTCAAAATGATCAGTTGTCTGCAATTAATAGTCGAGTTACAAATGTTGGCCTTAGAACAAAAGGTAATATTTTACAGCATGGGGTTATTTTAGATCGAGCTAAATTAGTTTTTAACGGTATTGGGCAAATTTTAAAGGGTGCTCGCGGTTCAGATTCACAGCAGGAAAATCGAGTTTTAATGTTGAGTGAAAAAGCTCGTGGGGATGCAAATCCAATTCTTCTAATCGATGAAAATGATGTAACAGCGGGTCACGCTGCTTCTGTAGGCCGAATTGATGAAGAACAGTTGTATTATTTAGAGAGCCGTGGTCTTGATGCGGATATGGCTAAAAGGCTAATTATAAAAGGCTTTTTGGAATCAGTAATAACTGTTGTTGAGAGTCAAAGGACTCAAAAAATGCTCCGTTCTGTGATTGAGAGGAGCTTAAACATTGACAATCAGTAA
- a CDS encoding septation ring formation regulator EzrA: MLWISVFIVFIVIILGWFGIVFYQRRVSLRIDSLDQEKKKLLDPSIDEEFVKLKQSSPSGESLVDLNHWQQVYERVKNRQLVDLETFFFKAEDANNKFQFVQGRQRVAELEKKLKDSKKDIAEIKQALFKIQDVQDLDKKLIDGINNELTDVKRSILSKGYAYGPAQDILENRLSKIDEAYDSAQQVYLGGDYSKAKALFETITHELADLKNDMKEISILFEQVNKTFPGQLKEIRATYEKMKASGYKFIDDDFDNKILTLQNLVDQTKELLTQAAIDDIRANCEHISKEIDKLYTILEREYKSHRKVKNTKDDLYQFIIHAGRQNRTLSENIYQASNTFVLKNNEEKQAADFELQIENIRLDYNRDMQKVTDKEAVLSVINRDFELWRKQLTEIEQRQIEIVDEVSKKYDKLEEFKKDLLDYDSAFKVIARYVEKENLPGVLEDYREFYLVVSKELKKMKSLITSSKIDIDEIENVSSLLKEDLITLSDQTNEMVKNSRLTEILIQNAIQYQETNPSVTQSINKAKEIYANQFDYGQAVNVLAKELELIKPGSFQEIAANYNESDEIKIQL, translated from the coding sequence ATGTTGTGGATATCAGTATTTATAGTTTTTATAGTTATTATACTCGGATGGTTTGGTATTGTTTTTTATCAGCGTCGAGTTAGTTTAAGAATTGATTCTTTAGATCAAGAGAAAAAAAAGTTACTTGACCCTAGTATTGATGAAGAATTTGTTAAGTTAAAACAGTCAAGTCCTAGTGGAGAGAGTCTGGTTGATCTTAATCATTGGCAGCAAGTATATGAAAGAGTTAAAAATCGTCAACTTGTTGATTTAGAAACTTTTTTCTTTAAAGCTGAAGATGCAAATAATAAATTTCAGTTTGTTCAGGGACGTCAAAGAGTGGCTGAGCTAGAAAAAAAGCTCAAAGATTCTAAAAAAGATATTGCCGAAATCAAACAAGCTTTATTTAAAATACAGGACGTTCAAGATCTTGATAAGAAGTTAATTGATGGAATTAATAACGAATTAACTGACGTGAAGAGAAGTATTTTATCTAAAGGGTATGCTTATGGACCTGCCCAGGATATTTTGGAAAATCGGCTTTCAAAAATTGATGAAGCATACGACAGTGCCCAGCAAGTTTATCTTGGCGGTGATTATTCAAAAGCTAAAGCACTTTTTGAAACAATCACTCACGAATTAGCTGATTTAAAAAATGATATGAAAGAGATTTCAATCCTTTTTGAGCAGGTAAATAAAACTTTTCCTGGACAGCTTAAAGAGATTAGAGCCACTTACGAAAAAATGAAAGCAAGTGGTTATAAATTTATTGACGATGATTTTGACAATAAAATTTTAACTCTGCAAAATTTAGTTGATCAGACAAAGGAATTGTTAACGCAGGCAGCTATTGATGATATTAGAGCAAATTGCGAACACATTTCTAAAGAGATAGATAAATTATATACGATTCTTGAAAGAGAGTATAAGTCTCATCGTAAAGTAAAAAATACTAAAGATGATCTTTACCAATTCATTATTCATGCAGGACGTCAAAATAGAACGCTAAGCGAAAATATTTATCAAGCATCAAATACTTTTGTATTAAAAAATAATGAAGAAAAGCAAGCAGCTGATTTTGAACTTCAAATTGAAAATATTAGGTTGGATTACAATCGTGACATGCAGAAGGTAACAGATAAAGAAGCTGTTTTAAGTGTAATTAATCGTGATTTTGAATTATGGCGCAAACAGCTGACAGAAATTGAGCAGAGACAAATAGAGATTGTTGATGAAGTTTCTAAAAAATATGATAAATTAGAAGAATTTAAAAAAGATCTGTTAGACTATGATTCTGCTTTTAAAGTTATTGCTCGATATGTAGAAAAAGAGAATTTGCCTGGTGTTTTAGAAGATTACCGCGAATTTTATCTAGTTGTAAGTAAAGAATTAAAGAAAATGAAGAGTTTGATCACTTCTTCTAAAATTGATATTGATGAAATAGAAAACGTATCTTCGTTACTCAAAGAAGATTTAATAACCTTAAGCGATCAAACTAATGAAATGGTTAAAAATTCTCGGTTAACAGAAATTTTGATTCAAAACGCTATTCAATATCAGGAAACAAATCCTTCAGTTACTCAATCTATTAACAAAGCTAAAGAAATTT
- a CDS encoding branched-chain amino acid aminotransferase, with product MQEKAKPSDFDWENLGFSYHDLPYRYRVTYENGEWGEGGLTEDSNLVMSEATPSLHYGQQIFEGMKAYRRKDGGINLFRPDENSKRMNRSASRLLMPAFPTDRFIEAVKKVVLANEEFVPPYGSGATLYIRPLMIAVDSVVGVQPGKKYILNIYVTPVGPYFKGGLIPTAFVTSLYDRAAHGGTGQSKVGGNYAASLYPGQKAHSDGYSDVVYLDPTEHEYIEELGSANFFGITKMGQLLTPKSPSILPSITKLSVLTLAEKMGLKPAQVQISINDIDEFSEAGAMGTAAVISPVGSITHNGEKHVFYSETEPGPVTLKLYNQLTGIQFGDVEGPDGWVVDLGK from the coding sequence ATGCAGGAAAAAGCAAAACCAAGTGATTTCGATTGGGAGAATCTAGGTTTCTCATATCACGATCTACCGTATCGTTATCGGGTTACGTATGAAAATGGTGAATGGGGCGAAGGAGGGTTGACAGAAGACTCTAATTTAGTAATGTCTGAAGCAACTCCATCTCTACATTATGGGCAACAAATTTTTGAAGGAATGAAAGCATATCGCCGTAAAGATGGAGGAATTAATCTTTTTCGTCCAGATGAAAATTCAAAAAGAATGAACAGATCTGCAAGTCGATTGTTAATGCCTGCATTCCCAACTGATCGATTTATTGAGGCAGTTAAAAAAGTTGTTCTAGCAAATGAAGAGTTTGTACCTCCGTATGGCAGTGGTGCGACTCTTTATATCAGACCTTTGATGATTGCTGTTGATTCTGTTGTTGGTGTTCAGCCGGGAAAGAAATATATTTTAAACATATATGTGACACCTGTTGGGCCATATTTTAAAGGAGGCCTTATTCCGACTGCATTCGTTACTTCCTTATACGATCGGGCAGCTCATGGTGGAACAGGACAATCTAAAGTAGGCGGTAATTATGCTGCTAGCTTGTATCCAGGCCAAAAAGCACATAGCGATGGATATTCAGATGTTGTTTATCTTGATCCAACAGAGCATGAATATATTGAAGAATTGGGCTCAGCCAATTTCTTTGGTATTACCAAGATGGGTCAATTATTGACACCTAAATCGCCTTCAATTTTACCATCAATTACAAAACTATCAGTTTTGACTTTAGCAGAAAAAATGGGATTAAAACCTGCGCAAGTTCAGATCTCAATTAATGATATCGATGAATTTTCTGAAGCAGGAGCGATGGGTACAGCAGCAGTTATTTCACCAGTTGGCTCGATTACTCATAATGGTGAAAAGCATGTATTTTATTCAGAAACTGAGCCAGGACCGGTAACTTTAAAACTTTATAATCAATTAACAGGAATTCAGTTCGGAGATGTTGAAGGGCCTGATGGTTGGGTCGTAGATCTTGGTAAATAA
- the sufU gene encoding Fe-S cluster assembly sulfur transfer protein SufU — MANLMNLYREMIIEYGESPHNFGEIKDPTISTELHNPTCGDVLNLQLKVANDQIVEIKFDGSGCIISQASASMMTDLVKGKSLKEAKNLKEVFSKMITDPDFKDTDVLEDAEILQGVRQFPPRIKCATLAWNALEKSIMKMEDDNG, encoded by the coding sequence ATGGCTAATTTAATGAATCTTTATCGTGAAATGATTATTGAATATGGGGAGTCTCCTCATAATTTTGGTGAAATAAAAGATCCAACAATTTCAACGGAATTGCATAATCCAACATGTGGAGACGTTCTAAATTTACAATTAAAAGTTGCTAATGACCAGATTGTCGAAATAAAATTTGATGGCAGTGGTTGCATTATTTCACAAGCCAGTGCTTCAATGATGACGGATTTAGTAAAAGGGAAAAGTTTAAAAGAAGCGAAAAATTTAAAAGAAGTTTTTTCTAAAATGATTACTGATCCAGACTTTAAAGACACTGATGTTTTAGAAGATGCTGAAATTTTACAAGGAGTAAGGCAATTTCCACCAAGGATTAAATGTGCTACATTAGCGTGGAATGCATTGGAAAAGTCAATTATGAAAATGGAGGATGATAATGGTTGA
- a CDS encoding FtsW/RodA/SpoVE family cell cycle protein, with the protein MKNESKLDNKIDYGILFSVFLLVIIGMAALYVSLMHDPLNVSLIKPMVSQGVWYVFGAACMVAVMQLDSEQLWRLTPYFYAAGIFLLILVLVFFDRQIAFDNGAKSWFRIGSFTFQPSEVAKPAYIVMLARITTLHNTRYPTHSIHSDFVLIFELIGWTLPIIGLIMLQPDLGTTLVFVAIFLGILIMSGIMWQILVPSFLAVGGLIGGVLALVVFDQGFLIKLGFKPYQFDRIFDWLNPTSGSVSSNQVLSSIQAIGSGQLWGKGFGVSQVYVPVRESDMIFSVIGENFGFIGSCVLIFIYFVLIYQMLSTTFETKNEFYAYISTGVIMMILFHVFENIGMSIGLLPMTGVPLPFISQGGSNLLSNMIGVGLVMSMKFHYKNYMFSRNSETFSSTEGEVYIK; encoded by the coding sequence ATGAAAAATGAATCGAAGTTAGATAATAAAATAGATTATGGCATTTTATTTAGTGTCTTTTTATTAGTTATAATTGGGATGGCTGCCCTTTATGTTTCGTTAATGCATGATCCACTTAATGTTAGCCTTATTAAACCAATGGTTTCTCAAGGTGTTTGGTATGTATTTGGGGCTGCTTGTATGGTTGCAGTAATGCAGTTAGACTCTGAACAGCTTTGGAGATTAACTCCTTATTTTTACGCTGCTGGCATTTTTCTTCTAATTTTAGTTTTAGTTTTTTTTGATCGACAAATTGCATTTGATAATGGAGCTAAAAGCTGGTTTCGAATTGGATCATTTACTTTTCAGCCTTCAGAAGTTGCAAAACCGGCTTATATTGTCATGTTGGCTCGAATTACAACGCTGCATAATACAAGATATCCAACGCACTCAATTCATAGTGACTTTGTTTTAATTTTTGAATTGATAGGTTGGACACTTCCGATTATTGGCCTTATTATGCTGCAGCCGGATTTAGGGACGACTTTAGTATTTGTTGCAATTTTTTTGGGAATTTTGATTATGTCAGGAATTATGTGGCAGATTTTAGTGCCTTCATTTCTTGCAGTTGGTGGGCTTATAGGCGGCGTTTTAGCTTTAGTAGTGTTTGATCAAGGCTTTTTAATAAAGCTTGGTTTTAAACCTTATCAGTTTGATCGAATTTTTGATTGGCTCAATCCAACAAGCGGAAGTGTTTCTTCAAATCAGGTTTTAAGCAGTATTCAGGCAATTGGATCTGGTCAGCTTTGGGGTAAAGGTTTTGGTGTATCTCAAGTTTATGTCCCAGTTAGAGAATCTGATATGATTTTTTCTGTCATAGGTGAGAATTTTGGCTTTATTGGTTCTTGTGTTCTAATTTTTATTTATTTTGTTCTAATTTATCAAATGTTAAGTACGACTTTTGAAACAAAAAATGAGTTTTATGCCTATATTTCGACTGGTGTAATTATGATGATTCTTTTCCACGTATTTGAAAATATTGGGATGTCAATTGGCCTTTTACCAATGACGGGGGTTCCATTACCTTTTATATCACAAGGGGGGTCTAATCTATTGAGTAATATGATTGGAGTTGGTCTTGTGATGTCGATGAAATTCCACTATAAAAATTATATGTTTTCTCGTAATAGCGAAACTTTTAGCTCTACCGAAGGTGAGGTTTATATAAAATGA
- the rpsD gene encoding 30S ribosomal protein S4 — MSRNIKPIWKQSRRLGYSLLGTGKELQRRPYAPGDHGRNNRSKPSEYSTQLKEKQKARLLYGLNERQFRNSFIKAGKINSEYTHGENLLNLLESRLDSLVYRFGFALTRRQARQLVNHGHITVDGKRVDIPSYIVEPGQVISLREKSKNLDIVKTALDSTISRPNYVTFDDNKLEGTYVRVPVRDELDPDIDEQLIVEYYNKRL; from the coding sequence ATGTCTAGAAATATTAAACCAATTTGGAAACAATCTAGAAGATTAGGATATTCATTATTAGGAACTGGTAAAGAGTTACAAAGAAGACCATACGCTCCTGGTGATCATGGACGAAACAATCGCTCTAAACCATCTGAATATTCTACTCAATTAAAAGAAAAACAAAAGGCTCGCTTACTCTATGGTTTAAACGAACGTCAATTCAGAAATTCTTTTATTAAAGCCGGTAAAATTAACAGTGAATATACTCACGGCGAAAATTTGCTTAACTTACTTGAATCAAGACTTGATAGTCTAGTTTATCGATTTGGATTTGCTTTGACTCGTCGTCAAGCTCGCCAATTGGTTAATCATGGTCATATTACGGTTGATGGCAAAAGAGTTGATATTCCTTCTTATATTGTAGAACCTGGACAAGTTATCAGCTTAAGAGAAAAATCAAAGAATCTTGACATTGTTAAGACTGCGCTTGACAGTACTATAAGTCGTCCTAATTATGTTACATTTGATGATAACAAGTTGGAAGGTACTTACGTTCGTGTACCTGTTCGTGATGAACTAGATCCAGATATTGATGAACAGCTAATCGTTGAATACTACAATAAGAGACTTTAG
- the sufC gene encoding Fe-S cluster assembly ATPase SufC has translation MTVLEIKDLYVEVTNDENEKEEILKGVNLVVKTGEIHAIMGPNGTGKSTLSETIMGNPHYEVTHGDILIDGESILPLTVDQRARKGLFLGMQYPAEVPGVTNTEFIRTAMNERDPEHKISIKDFIKKLDYTMDLLHISEEFEERNLNQGYSGGEKKRNEILQLMMLEPKFAILDEIDSGLDIDALKIVAKGVNSMRSDRFGSLIITHYQRLLEYIKPDFVHVMMGGKVIKTGSAELAAELERVGYDGFKEEL, from the coding sequence ATGACAGTATTAGAAATAAAAGATTTATATGTTGAAGTGACTAACGACGAAAATGAAAAAGAAGAGATTCTTAAAGGGGTTAATTTAGTCGTTAAAACTGGTGAGATTCATGCAATTATGGGGCCAAATGGCACTGGTAAGTCAACTCTCTCAGAAACGATTATGGGAAATCCTCATTATGAAGTAACTCATGGAGATATCCTTATTGATGGTGAATCAATCTTACCGTTAACGGTTGATCAGAGAGCTCGAAAAGGGTTGTTTTTGGGAATGCAGTATCCCGCTGAAGTTCCGGGTGTAACTAATACGGAGTTTATTAGAACCGCCATGAATGAACGTGATCCAGAACATAAAATTTCAATTAAGGATTTTATAAAAAAATTAGATTACACTATGGATTTACTTCATATTTCAGAAGAATTTGAGGAGCGAAACTTAAACCAAGGTTATTCAGGCGGTGAAAAGAAAAGAAACGAGATTCTTCAACTAATGATGCTTGAACCAAAGTTTGCGATTCTTGATGAGATTGATTCAGGTCTTGATATTGATGCTTTGAAAATTGTTGCTAAGGGTGTTAATTCAATGCGTTCAGATCGATTTGGATCCTTGATTATTACTCATTATCAACGATTGCTTGAATATATTAAGCCAGACTTTGTTCACGTTATGATGGGTGGCAAAGTTATTAAAACTGGTTCAGCAGAATTAGCTGCAGAATTAGAACGAGTAGGATATGATGGCTTTAAAGAGGAACTATAA
- the sufB gene encoding Fe-S cluster assembly protein SufB yields the protein MVEAKTKNTKNNEDIAEKIQIDESFDYGFSDDFEPVFSTGRGLTEEIVRSISREKNEPEWMLDYRLHAFKVYQQLEMPDYGPDLSDLDFKDMLYYQKATDRKYRKWEDVPDTIKETFEKLGVPQAERKFLAGSSAQYESEVVYHNMKEQFDKLGIVFTDTDTALHEYPEIFKKYFGTLVKPNLNKFTALNSAVWSGGTFIYVPKGVKVETPIQSYFRINAENSGQFERTLIVVDEGASVNYVEGCTAPNYSSDSLHAAVVEVFVERDAYCRYTTIQNWSKNVYSLETKRAQAMENATMEWVDGNLGSKVTMKYPAVYLDGRGAKGTMLSIAFASKDVDQDNGARMIHNAPDTTSSIISKSISKDGGAVDYRGTVRFGPKSDRSFCHVECDTIIMDEQSSSDTIPYNEILNGNVTMEHEAKVSKISEEQLYYLMSRGISEEKATEMIVMGFVEPFTKELPMEYAVELNRLIGMEFVGGIG from the coding sequence ATGGTTGAGGCAAAGACAAAAAACACCAAAAATAATGAAGATATTGCTGAAAAAATTCAAATTGATGAAAGTTTTGATTATGGATTTTCTGATGACTTTGAACCGGTTTTTTCAACTGGAAGAGGATTAACTGAAGAAATTGTTCGTTCGATCTCAAGAGAGAAAAATGAACCAGAATGGATGCTTGATTATCGACTCCATGCATTTAAAGTTTATCAGCAGCTGGAAATGCCTGACTATGGTCCCGATTTAAGTGACTTAGACTTTAAAGATATGCTTTATTATCAAAAAGCAACTGATCGTAAATATCGAAAATGGGAAGACGTTCCAGATACCATAAAAGAAACTTTTGAAAAGTTAGGAGTTCCTCAAGCTGAAAGAAAGTTTTTGGCCGGTTCATCTGCTCAATATGAATCAGAAGTTGTTTATCATAACATGAAAGAACAATTTGATAAGTTAGGAATTGTGTTTACTGATACTGACACAGCTCTGCATGAGTATCCCGAAATTTTTAAAAAGTATTTTGGTACATTAGTAAAGCCTAATTTAAATAAATTTACTGCTTTAAATAGTGCAGTATGGTCAGGGGGAACTTTTATTTATGTACCAAAAGGTGTAAAAGTTGAGACTCCAATTCAATCTTATTTTAGAATAAATGCAGAAAATTCAGGTCAATTTGAACGAACTTTAATTGTTGTTGATGAAGGGGCATCGGTAAACTATGTAGAAGGGTGTACAGCTCCTAATTATTCCAGTGATAGTCTTCATGCGGCAGTTGTTGAAGTTTTTGTTGAACGTGATGCATATTGCCGTTATACCACAATTCAAAATTGGTCTAAAAATGTTTATAGTCTTGAAACAAAAAGAGCTCAAGCAATGGAAAATGCCACAATGGAATGGGTTGATGGTAATCTTGGGTCTAAAGTAACAATGAAATATCCTGCAGTTTATTTAGACGGTCGCGGAGCAAAAGGGACAATGCTTTCTATTGCTTTTGCTTCTAAGGATGTTGATCAAGATAACGGTGCAAGAATGATTCATAATGCACCAGATACAACAAGTTCAATAATTTCTAAATCTATTTCAAAAGACGGAGGTGCGGTTGATTATCGAGGAACAGTTCGCTTTGGTCCCAAATCTGATCGTTCGTTTTGTCATGTAGAATGTGACACGATTATTATGGATGAACAATCAAGTTCGGATACAATTCCCTATAATGAGATTTTAAATGGTAATGTAACCATGGAACATGAGGCAAAAGTTTCTAAAATTTCTGAGGAACAACTTTACTATTTAATGAGTCGAGGAATATCCGAAGAAAAGGCGACAGAAATGATAGTCATGGGTTTTGTTGAACCGTTTACCAAAGAATTACCGATGGAATATGCCGTTGAGTTGAATCGATTAATCGGAATGGAATTTGTCGGAGGAATTGGCTGA
- a CDS encoding SufS family cysteine desulfurase produces MTISNNIRKDFPFFNQKVNGKRLDYLDSAATSQKPQIVIDSLNQYYSFGNANIHRGVYQIAEQATEQFESVRDLIKDFIHADRREEIVFTKGATQSLNWVAFGFFKQFLKPGDEILISVMEHHSNLVPWQQIAKLTGAHLKYVQLNDDGEFDLEDFKNKLNHHVKVVAVAHVSNVLGSLNPVEEICRLAHDAGSLAVVDGAQAVGHLPVNVHSLDCDFYAFSAHKMFGPTGVGVLYGKYDLLNQLKPVEYGGEMIEDVDYQNTTFKDLPLRLEAGTQNIAGVIGLGAAVRYIDQVGLKEIETHNSQLLDSAFNKLSNLPEIKIYGSKGALKHHDIISFNLNGIHPHDAATVFDSLGVEVRAGHHCAQVLMRYFNISACLRISIHAYNDEEDINQLITAVKEVQRFFKH; encoded by the coding sequence TTGACAATCAGTAATAATATTAGGAAAGACTTTCCTTTTTTTAATCAAAAGGTTAATGGAAAAAGGTTAGATTATTTAGACAGTGCTGCTACTTCCCAAAAACCTCAAATTGTCATTGATTCTTTAAATCAGTATTACTCATTTGGCAATGCTAATATTCATCGTGGAGTTTACCAAATTGCCGAGCAAGCTACTGAACAATTTGAATCAGTCCGAGATTTAATTAAAGATTTTATTCATGCTGACAGACGTGAAGAAATAGTTTTTACGAAAGGAGCGACACAAAGTTTAAATTGGGTCGCTTTTGGCTTTTTTAAGCAGTTTTTGAAACCAGGTGATGAAATTCTTATTTCAGTAATGGAACATCATAGTAATCTAGTTCCTTGGCAGCAGATCGCTAAATTAACAGGAGCCCATCTTAAGTACGTACAATTAAATGACGATGGGGAATTTGATCTTGAAGATTTTAAAAATAAATTAAATCATCATGTAAAAGTTGTAGCTGTTGCTCATGTTTCAAACGTCTTAGGATCTTTAAATCCTGTTGAAGAAATTTGTAGACTTGCTCATGACGCAGGATCTTTAGCAGTGGTTGATGGTGCCCAGGCAGTCGGACATTTACCCGTTAATGTTCATAGCTTAGATTGTGATTTTTATGCTTTTTCGGCTCATAAGATGTTTGGGCCAACGGGAGTTGGAGTATTATATGGTAAGTATGATCTATTAAATCAATTAAAACCAGTCGAATATGGGGGTGAAATGATTGAAGATGTTGATTATCAAAATACAACATTTAAGGACTTGCCGCTGCGTCTTGAAGCAGGGACTCAAAATATTGCCGGGGTAATTGGACTTGGAGCTGCTGTAAGATATATTGATCAAGTTGGGTTAAAAGAAATTGAAACTCATAACTCCCAACTTTTGGATTCAGCTTTTAACAAATTAAGTAATTTGCCAGAAATAAAAATATATGGTTCCAAAGGTGCACTTAAACATCATGATATTATTTCTTTTAATTTAAATGGGATTCACCCTCATGACGCAGCTACAGTATTTGATTCGTTGGGGGTTGAAGTAAGAGCAGGGCATCATTGTGCTCAAGTATTAATGCGTTATTTTAATATTTCGGCATGTTTGAGGATTAGCATTCATGCTTATAATGATGAAGAAGATATTAATCAGTTAATTACTGCAGTAAAGGAAGTTCAGAGGTTTTTCAAACACTAA